The DNA region ACTATTCCATGAAGTCCTAATGGCCTTGGTATGAAATAGTCAAAGTATATATAAGTTCCTATACCTACAATCATACTTGCCAATGCTCCCTCTTTATTAGCCTTTTTCCAATATAATCCTAATAATGTTGGCCATAGGAAAGTTGACAATTGGCCTGCTGTGGCAAATAGGTTTAACCATACCATTAATTCCGGTGGGTTCATTGCTATTATGAAAATGATTATACCTAATATTACTGCCCAACCTGTAGTTCTTCTTGATACTGCTTTT from Tissierellales bacterium includes:
- the panF gene encoding sodium/panthothenate symporter (mediates high affinitiy panthothenate transport which is stimulated by the presence of sodium ions; member of SSS family of sodium/solute symporters; the imported panthothenate is phosphorylated by panthothenate kinase) codes for the protein KAVSRRTTGWAVILGIIIFIIAMNPPELMVWLNLFATAGQLSTFLWPTLLGLYWKKANKEGALASMIVGIGTYIYFDYFIPRPLGLHGIVPSLFLSLIAFIIVSNMTERPSDEIIELFWGI